The DNA sequence TTGAACAAAGTGAACATCCGCTTCCACCACATCCCCGCGCACCCAAGAACAGGGGTTGTAGACCACTAGAGGGATGCCTGCATCGCGGGTATCGATGCGCGAGCCGATGACCTCCAGGCCGAAGCGCAACAGGCGACGGCCTTCTTGATCCACCCACTGCAGGTCGCGACGGCTGTCGTCGTAAACATCGCCGATCGAAGTGCCGGGAACAATATCATGGAACTGGTTGCGCAGCAGCAGTTTCCAGGCCTCGCGAAAATCCACCCGCGGGAACAACGGTTTGCGTTGCAGCATGCTGCCGATGGTGGCGAACTTTTCCGCGGTCAACAGCAGATTTTCCGCGTTTCGATGCAGTTTTTTAATCACCGCCTGACTGGTGTAGGAACCCATCCACGCTTGATGCACCTTATCCGACTCGCCCACGCCCCGGCCGATCTCGCCGAAATGAACAGGCCAGGCGGTTGAGGCCTTTGCCAGACGGGCGAAAAAATCTTCAGCCGTCGCATAGCGCAGGGTGGGTATCCGATCCATCTTTCGCAATCGCTCGATGGCCTCGATATCGGTCTGCCTGGGTCCGCCGCCGTGATCGCCCTCACCGAACAACACCATGGCAAAAGGGAGACCGGTGATGCGGCGCCACTCGCGCAGCGGCGTCAACAGATCGGCATCCGGGGCGGTCAGTCCATAGGGCACCGGCAGATGATAGGCCAGCACGGACGAACTGTCCGGAGCGATCCAGCGGAACACCTCCTTGCCCGCCGGTGCGCCGCGGCCGAAGAGATAATAGCGGATACCGCAGCCGGAAAAGATCTGCGGCAACGTAAGAGCCTGACCACAGAACGCATCCGGAAGCCAACCGATGTCAACCGAATCCACTCCAAGATGAGTCCGGCAGTATTCCATACCGATCAAAAACTGCCGAATGTGAGATTCGCCGGAAGGCAGAATGGCATCCGGCTCAGCCCACTGTCCGCCGACCACAGACCATTGGCCGGAGTTGATTTTTTCTCGAATGCGCTGGAATACCTGCGGATGCGTTTTTTCAATGGATTCGTACAATGCCATCTGGCTCTGAGCATAAGTCAGCTCCGGCATTTTATCCAACATTTCAAGAACGCCGACAAAGGTATCCGGCGTAACTCGGTCGGTGGTCTCGTTCCAGCGCCAGCGATAGGCCAAATCGATGTGCGCATTGCCTATCATATACAACACCCACTCCTCCGGCTGCGAGAAAATGCAAGCCGGCAGCAGGGCGATCAGCAAAAGTACTTTTTTCACCAACGCTCCCTGTCAATACCTTCTTTCATTCGTAGAAACAAAGTACAAACAAACTGGGCAAATTTCAAGTTTTTTAACCTGAGCGCCCGCCCGCTCCTCACCGGCCGCCAAGTCGTTAATCCAGACGCCTGTCCGGTTTTTATGACAGAGGGGAACACCGCTGCCGGCACGCGAAACAGGTCAGCCAACACAACTTATTGATAAACTAAATGTAAAAAATTGAAAAAAAATTCATGAAATGGTCCAGAGCTTGCAATATGCGCAGACATGCAAAGAGAGGATTACAGCACATTGGATTTCGACCGGTTGCTGAGGGAACCGGTCGGCCGAAGCGAGGAAAAGAAAAAACCCACGGTCATCGCGCTGGCCGGCGGACAGGGAGGCGTGGGTAAGAGCATCCTTTCCCTTTTGATCGCTCTAGAACTGGGCAACAAAGGACAGGAGACCATTCTGATCAACACCGATTTTACCGCCGGCGGAATCGTCCGCCGCCTGATCCAGAAAAATGCAGAGAGAAATCTGCATCGCTTTTTAGAAGGCCGTACACGAAATATGAACGAGCTGGTGCTGCCGACCCGCATCAACCATCTACGTGTTCTATACGCCGGATCGCACATCATATCCTATCATCGCATTCTTTTATCGCTCAAACAAAAGCTCGCACAGGAACTGCGCCGGTTGCAGGCCGCCTACCTGGTCCTGGATCTGGGCGCAGGCAGCACCTACAGCCCCCTGGACTTTTTCCTCAGTGCCGAATATCCACTGCTTCTGGCCACCACGGCCAAACAGACGCTGCTGGACGCCTACGGCCTGCTGCGGGTCGCTTTGGTACGCAATCTGCATAAAAACGCCCATCAATGGCCCGAGTGGTACCGGCAATTGCAGCGCTGCGGCGATCTAAGCCAGGGGCCGCTTTTGACCGTGCCTGCCTTCCTGCACAATATGGCTAAAAGCGAACCACACCTCAGCGAACAGATCGCGGCGCAAACCGCTCAGTTCCGCCCGGCGCTGTTAGTGAATAAATGTTCAAAAAAGGAGAGTCTCGAGCGTGCCGATCTCCTGCCGGTGCTTGCCGGCCAGGTGCTGAATATCCGCTTGCGAAAATGGGGGAACATCAGCTACGATGCGCAGCTTGCGTGGGCGGTTCAAAGCGAAAACTTCGCCCTACTGACGCGTGGGTCCCCTGCGGTCGCTGAGGTGAGCAGTTTGGTGGCAAGGCACATCCTTGGTCATTCCTAAAGCACTCATCGTACGGCGGCTGCGGCGACCCTCTCTTCGTCTGTCTCACTGTCGTCATTGGGGAAAGGGCCTTGCCCTGTACCTCGAGGTTTGAAGACCAGGTCCTGCAACAGAATCACCCATTGAGAACGCCCGGCCGTGGAGACTGGTGTAAGATCATCGTGCGGAGAACAGCTTTTTCACTCTTTGCATAAAGCTCGGGTTACGCTTTTTTTCCGCCGGATCCGATGGTTGGCCGTTTTGTCTGCCCGTCTCCTTAAGGCGTTCGATGGGGATTCGCGCGCTGTGATCGCCGTCCTTGCCGATCTCATTGATCCGCTCAAAGACCCGGGCAAACCGTTCATGCAGATCATGCCGATGGATGGGGCCGCTGGTTTTTTCACCCTTCAGCTCTACAGTTTTGTTGACCGCAGAGAGCAACTGCCGTGCCTGGTCATCCAGGAGCGCTCCGGTGAAATCCGCCGTATCAAAACCTTTTGCTTTTGAAAGATGCTGGGCTCCGCTGAGAATCACGTCGGTGAGATTGGCATCATTGAGCAGAGCGCCACGAAGAACAACCCCGGTGAGATTGGCTCCGCCGAAATTCGACCAACTTAGGTTGGCCCCTGAAAGATTGGCACCCGTCAGGTCGGCCCTGCTGAGCCTGGTCCAGGTGAGCTTGGCGCCGCTGAGATTCGCGCCGGTCAGATCCGCGCCGGTCAGGTCCGCGCCGGTCAGGTCCGACTCTGTGAGGTCCGCCTTGTGAAGATCCGCACCACGAAGATCCGCACGTTTGAGATCAGCGCCATGAAGATCGACGAAGCGACCATCTCCGTTCTCAGCATCCAGCGGTCCGGCATGGATCTCGAGCATTTCGGTGAGTGGCCGGCCGTTTATGATAATATCTTTTACTTCTCGCATCATATCAACCTGTTGGCAAATTCAGAGGGATGAATTGAGCGATAAAATAATCTAAAATTATTT is a window from the bacterium genome containing:
- a CDS encoding pentapeptide repeat-containing protein; this translates as MMREVKDIIINGRPLTEMLEIHAGPLDAENGDGRFVDLHGADLKRADLRGADLHKADLTESDLTGADLTGADLTGANLSGAKLTWTRLSRADLTGANLSGANLSWSNFGGANLTGVVLRGALLNDANLTDVILSGAQHLSKAKGFDTADFTGALLDDQARQLLSAVNKTVELKGEKTSGPIHRHDLHERFARVFERINEIGKDGDHSARIPIERLKETGRQNGQPSDPAEKKRNPSFMQRVKKLFSAR
- a CDS encoding MinD/ParA family protein — its product is MQREDYSTLDFDRLLREPVGRSEEKKKPTVIALAGGQGGVGKSILSLLIALELGNKGQETILINTDFTAGGIVRRLIQKNAERNLHRFLEGRTRNMNELVLPTRINHLRVLYAGSHIISYHRILLSLKQKLAQELRRLQAAYLVLDLGAGSTYSPLDFFLSAEYPLLLATTAKQTLLDAYGLLRVALVRNLHKNAHQWPEWYRQLQRCGDLSQGPLLTVPAFLHNMAKSEPHLSEQIAAQTAQFRPALLVNKCSKKESLERADLLPVLAGQVLNIRLRKWGNISYDAQLAWAVQSENFALLTRGSPAVAEVSSLVARHILGHS
- a CDS encoding alpha-mannosidase; this translates as MKKVLLLIALLPACIFSQPEEWVLYMIGNAHIDLAYRWRWNETTDRVTPDTFVGVLEMLDKMPELTYAQSQMALYESIEKTHPQVFQRIREKINSGQWSVVGGQWAEPDAILPSGESHIRQFLIGMEYCRTHLGVDSVDIGWLPDAFCGQALTLPQIFSGCGIRYYLFGRGAPAGKEVFRWIAPDSSSVLAYHLPVPYGLTAPDADLLTPLREWRRITGLPFAMVLFGEGDHGGGPRQTDIEAIERLRKMDRIPTLRYATAEDFFARLAKASTAWPVHFGEIGRGVGESDKVHQAWMGSYTSQAVIKKLHRNAENLLLTAEKFATIGSMLQRKPLFPRVDFREAWKLLLRNQFHDIVPGTSIGDVYDDSRRDLQWVDQEGRRLLRFGLEVIGSRIDTRDAGIPLVVYNPCSWVRGDVVEADVHFVQPCEQFTVLDTDTEPIAYQVLSVSEDKQHYRLLIAVHDIPSIGYKVYRVVPHHRSLPKTELFVKGQTVESRYFRISWNQTGLSSIYDKTLNREVLAGSANRLQLLGESRSSAWDLVLSGEEFPLQAIGRPVVVERGPVRVVVRWQNTTTSSRVVRDLILHANQPRIDFAMTVDWHESDRVLKAVFPVNVSGGRAVFEQPYGVIERPLDGMDHPAQNWIDLSESTYGVALLNDGKYGFDVKDQTMRMSIVRASRDMDPRMDEGAHTFHYALYPHTGDWVEGRVMQAALQLNQPLVSLQENHHIGTLPDWGERRNDFSLARRHSFFAVDRDQVRITAVKVQQGDWSPNNVVLRLFEPAGRNVQARIFCPARPKRVIAANHLEDPIPGAAAIQIERDAFVVPMKANEIRTLLLEF